In one Lolium rigidum isolate FL_2022 chromosome 3, APGP_CSIRO_Lrig_0.1, whole genome shotgun sequence genomic region, the following are encoded:
- the LOC124701507 gene encoding glutamate decarboxylase 1-like, translating into MVLTRAPSDTDVSVHSTFASRYVRSSLPRYRMPENSIPKEAAYQIINDELMLDGNPRLNLASFVTTWMEPECDKLIMASINKNYVDMDEYPVTTELQNRCVNMIAHLFHAPLGESETAVGVGTVGSSEAIMLAGLAFKRRWQNKRKAEGKPFDKPNIITGANVQVCWEKFARYFEVELKEVKLREGYYVMDPEQAVEMVDENTICVAAILGSTLNGEFEDVKLINDLLDKKNKETGWETPIHVDAASGGFIAPFLYPELEWDFRLPWVKSINVSGHKYGLVYAGIGWCVWRNKEDLPDELIFHINYLGADQPTFTLNFSKGSSQVIAQYYQLIRHGFEGYRNIMENCHENAMVLKDGLEKTGRFNIVSKDEGVPLVAFSLKDHSRHDEFEISDMLRRFGWIVPAYTMPPDAQHVTVLRVVIREEFSRTLAERLVLDIDKVLYQLDALPSSKLTAPPPVALLPAATLPKNVVVANGHVKKTELETQKSVTEAWKKFVLTSKTNGVC; encoded by the exons ATGGTGCTCACCAGGGCCCCCTCCGACACCGACGTGTCGGTGCACTCGACCTTCGCCTCGCGCTATGTGCGCTCGTCTCTCCCAAG GTACCGTATGCCGGAGAACTCGATCCCCAAGGAGGCGGCGTACCAGATCATCAACGACGAGCTGATGCTGGACGGCAACCCGCGCCTGAACCTCGCCTCCTTCGTCACCACCTGGATGGAGCCCGAGTGCGACAAGCTCATCATGGCCTCCATCAACAAGAACTACGTCGACATGGACGAGTACCCCGTCACCACCGAGCTCCAG AATCGGTGCGTGAACATGATCGCGCAtctcttccacgcgccgctgggcGAGTCTGAGACCGCCGTGGGCGTCGGCACGGTGGGGTCGTCGGAAGCCATAATGCTCGCTGGGCTGGCCTTCAAGAGGAGGTGGCAGAACAAGCGCAAGGCCGAGGGCAAGCCGTTCGACAAGCCCAACATCATCACCGGCGCCAACGTCCAG GtttgctgggagaagttcgccagGTACTTTGAGGTGGAGCTCAAGGAAGTGAAGCTGAGGGAGGGGTACTATGTGATGGACCCGGAGcaggcggtggagatggtggacgAGAACACCATCTGCGTTGCCGCAATCCTCGGCTCCACGCTCAACGGCGAGTTCGAGGACGTCAAGCTCATCAACGACCTTCTcgacaagaagaacaaggagacAGG CTGGGAAACGCCGATCCACGTTGACGCGGCGAGCGGCGGCTTCATCGCGCCCTTCCTCTACCCGGAGCTGGAGTGGGACTTCCGTCTCCCCTGGGTCAAGAGCATCAACGTCAGCGGCCACAAGTACGGCCTCGTCTACGCCGGCATCGGCTGGTGCGTCTGGCGCAACAAGGAGGACCTGCCCGACGAGCTCATCTTCCACATCAACTACCTCGGCGCCGACCAGCCCACCTTCACACTTAACTTCTCCAAAGGCTCCAGCCAGGTCATCGCGCAGTACTACCAGCTTATTCGACACGGCTTCGAG GGGTACAGGAACATCATGGAGAACTGCCACGAGAACGCCATGGTGCTCAAGGACGGGCTGGAGAAGACGGGCCGCTTCAACATCGTCTCCAAGGACGAGGGCGTGCCGCTCGTGGCCTTCTCGCTCAAG GACCACAGCCGCCACGACGAGTTCGAGATCTCCGACATGCTACGCCGCTTCGGATGGATCGTGCCCGCCTACACCATGCCCCCCGACGCGCAGCACGTCACCGTGCTCCGCGTCGTCATCAGGGAGGAGTTCAGCCGCACCCTCGCCGAGCGCCTCGTCCTCGACATCGACAAGGTCCTCTACCAGCTCGACGCTCTCCCGTCCTCCAAGCTCACTGCGCCACCTCCCGTCGCCCTCCTGCCGGCGGCGACGCTGCCCAAGAACGTCGTCGTGGCCAACGGGCACGTCAAGAAGACGGAGCTCGAAACACAGAAGTCGGTCACCGAGGCCTGGAAGAAGTTCGTCCTCACAAGCAAGACCAACGGCGTCTGCTAG
- the LOC124701508 gene encoding uncharacterized protein LOC124701508 — protein MECAGFLNGGRSAIDWFGSGTSTMEHDCTRSLRGNRGSGGDRVDGGSSMERSHTRPMVGLGSGNATAPDASNGSGVARPHAGQDKERRSNGNPGDEDVVMVNDSPTTEATWKGLLNNDIYHIWNHGPKIGGGFDCRYCRLKSRGGATRFREHLAGIPGDVRECPNVPRNVRAAMRESRDVTMLRSARLRKVKKVKNVSSLYK, from the exons ATGGAATGTGCAGGCTTCCTCAACGGCGGTCGTTCAGCCATTGACTGGTTCGGTAGTGGCACCTCCACCATGGAGCACGACTGCACGCGATCGTTGCGGGGGAATCGGGGCTCAGGCGGCGACCgggtcgacggcggcagcagcatggaGCGCAGCCACACGCGGCCGATGGTGGGGCTGGGCTCAGGCAACGCCACTGCTCCAGACGCAAGCAATGGCTCTGGAGTTGCACGTCCGCATGCTGGGCAAG ATAAAGAAAGGAGGAGCAATGGCAACCCTGGTGATGAAGATGTTGTGATGGTGAATGATTCACCAACAACAGAGGCAACCTGGAAAG GACTTCTAAACAATGACATCTATCATATCTGGAATCATGGCCCAAAGATTGGTGGGGGCTTTGATTGCCGGTATTGCCGCCTAAAGAGTAGAGGAGGTGCAACCCGCTTTAGGGAGCACCTTGCTGGTATACCAGGTGATGTCAGGGAGTGCCCAAATGTTCCAAGGAATGTTCGTGCTGCAATGAGGGAGTCCCGGGATGTGACAATGCTGAGGTCTGCCCGGCTTAGGAAAGTCAAGAAGGTCAAGAACGTCAGCAGCCTCTACAAATAA